A stretch of Nonomuraea africana DNA encodes these proteins:
- a CDS encoding oxygenase MpaB family protein, with the protein MEQFHPGTMHWDTAGEYRNLLVAGSALVLQTMHPAVGAAVAEHSTYKQDPWGRLNRTLTSVQKWVYGGAEGLEEGRRLREIHAPISGTDEQGRSYHALNGEAYAWVHLTLFERFITLHRYFGKPYSAEQERLLYAESRQLGRILRVPEREVPPTVEEFWPYFDEMVASRLEPHPTALEVLATMRGTPVPPMVPRALRKIWTPVGMGSGEFNYFVTVGTLPPAVREVLGLSWSARDERRLLRLGRAVAALTPHLPERARYLPIAYRARRAARRRRELSPAQ; encoded by the coding sequence ATGGAGCAGTTCCATCCGGGCACGATGCACTGGGACACCGCCGGCGAATATCGCAACCTGCTCGTCGCGGGCAGCGCGCTGGTCCTGCAGACGATGCATCCGGCCGTCGGCGCGGCCGTGGCCGAGCACTCCACCTACAAGCAGGATCCATGGGGACGGCTCAACCGCACGCTCACCTCCGTCCAGAAATGGGTGTACGGCGGAGCCGAGGGCCTCGAGGAGGGGCGGCGGCTGCGCGAGATCCACGCCCCGATCAGCGGCACCGATGAGCAGGGCCGCTCCTATCACGCGCTCAACGGCGAGGCGTACGCCTGGGTGCACCTGACGCTGTTCGAGCGGTTCATCACCCTGCACCGCTACTTCGGCAAGCCGTACTCCGCCGAGCAGGAGCGCCTGCTCTACGCCGAGTCGCGGCAGCTGGGGCGGATCCTGCGGGTGCCCGAGCGGGAGGTGCCGCCGACGGTCGAGGAGTTCTGGCCCTACTTCGACGAGATGGTCGCCAGTCGGCTCGAGCCCCATCCGACCGCGCTCGAGGTGCTGGCCACCATGCGCGGCACGCCCGTTCCCCCCATGGTGCCGAGGGCGCTGCGCAAGATCTGGACACCGGTGGGGATGGGGTCGGGCGAGTTCAACTACTTCGTCACCGTCGGGACGCTGCCGCCTGCCGTCCGGGAGGTGCTGGGTCTGTCCTGGTCGGCGCGGGACGAGCGGCGGCTGCTCAGGCTCGGCCGGGCGGTGGCGGCGCTCACGCCGCACCTGCCCGAGCGGGCGCGCTACCTGCCGATCGCCTACCGTGCCAGGCGGGCCGCGCGCCGGCGGCGGGAGCTGTCACCCGCGCAGTGA
- a CDS encoding zinc-binding dehydrogenase, with protein sequence MFAVTATQTDPDNPLAGLTLGEHPDPKAPDGWTTVSVKAAALNHHDLWTLKGVGIRQDRLPIVLGCDAAGLDEDGNEVIVHSVIGSGADETLDPKRSLLSEVHDGTFAERVAVPRRNLVPKPAALTFEEAACLPTAWLTAYRMLFDKAGLQPGSTVLVQGAGGGVATALIALGRAAGFRVWATSRSQDKRDRALALGADQVFETGARLPERVDAVMETVGQATWDHSLKSLRPGGRIVVSGATSGAVPPADLNRVFFLQLSVIGSTMGTRDQLARLAVFLEQTGVRPLIDRTMPMTEARDGFAAMHGGDLFGKVVFTT encoded by the coding sequence ATGTTCGCCGTTACCGCTACACAGACCGATCCCGACAACCCGCTGGCCGGGCTGACGCTCGGTGAGCACCCAGATCCCAAGGCGCCGGACGGCTGGACCACGGTGTCCGTGAAGGCGGCCGCGCTCAACCACCACGACCTCTGGACGCTCAAGGGCGTCGGCATCCGCCAGGACCGCCTGCCCATCGTGCTCGGCTGCGACGCCGCCGGCCTCGACGAGGACGGCAACGAGGTCATCGTGCACTCCGTGATCGGCTCGGGCGCCGACGAGACGCTCGACCCGAAGCGGTCCCTGCTGTCGGAGGTCCACGACGGCACGTTCGCCGAGCGGGTCGCGGTGCCGCGCCGCAACCTGGTGCCCAAGCCGGCCGCGCTGACGTTCGAGGAGGCGGCGTGCCTGCCCACGGCATGGCTGACCGCCTACCGGATGCTGTTCGACAAGGCGGGGCTTCAGCCGGGCTCGACCGTCCTCGTGCAGGGCGCGGGCGGTGGCGTCGCGACGGCGTTGATCGCCCTCGGGAGGGCGGCGGGCTTCAGGGTGTGGGCGACGTCGAGGTCGCAGGACAAGCGCGACCGGGCCCTGGCGCTCGGCGCCGACCAGGTCTTCGAGACGGGCGCCAGGCTGCCCGAGCGGGTCGACGCGGTGATGGAGACCGTCGGCCAGGCCACCTGGGATCACTCGCTGAAGTCGCTGCGCCCCGGCGGGCGGATCGTCGTGTCGGGCGCGACCAGCGGCGCGGTCCCGCCCGCCGACCTGAACAGGGTCTTCTTCCTGCAGCTGTCGGTCATCGGCTCGACGATGGGCACCCGCGACCAGCTCGCTCGCCTCGCGGTCTTCCTCGAGCAGACCGGGGTGCGGCCGCTCATCGACCGGACGATGCCCATGACCGAGGCGCGCGACGGGTTCGCCGCGATGCACGGGGGTGACCTGTTCGGGAAGGTCGTCTTCACCACGTAA
- a CDS encoding acetyl-CoA synthetase, with amino-acid sequence MDPRTPCLVGAAQLTVRDQPGPEPLILWETVARQALSEARLPATRLDSVQIVYTDSWQYDDPVGRLAERLDAAPRHRAYSRVGGTAPQQLIGAAAGRIAAGEMEAALVVGAEALATRRACRRAGERVAWSHPADPKPPYGWERDPDPAALAHELFLPVHTYAIMETALRLGIAKERTSRGELFAPFTEVAAVNPHAWHRTAHAPEELVTPGPGNRFVGWPYTKKTVAVMEVDQAAALVLVASGLADRLGIPLDQRIYLRGWAYAEDTWEVAARPSLGASAALGAAAAAAFERAGLGLDDMAAMDIYSCFAVAVRMACAELGLDPLDRRGLTVTGGLPYAGGPASAYVLHSTATMAGLLRDGGHGLVTGVGMHLTKHTYAVWSSEPGGTLGDGVPVHTAEPVPIVSSCAGQATVAGYTIAHERDGSPSKGLLVVDLPEGGRAHAWVLREELMADAMERELVGERVVLTSDGKVNIAVW; translated from the coding sequence ATGGATCCACGCACCCCCTGCCTCGTCGGAGCCGCTCAGCTCACCGTCCGCGACCAGCCGGGTCCCGAGCCGCTGATCCTGTGGGAGACGGTGGCGAGACAGGCGCTGTCCGAGGCGCGGCTGCCCGCCACGCGGCTCGACTCCGTCCAGATCGTCTACACCGACTCCTGGCAGTACGACGACCCGGTCGGACGGCTGGCGGAGCGCCTGGACGCCGCTCCCCGCCACCGCGCCTACTCCAGGGTCGGCGGGACGGCGCCGCAGCAGCTGATCGGCGCGGCGGCCGGCCGGATCGCGGCGGGGGAGATGGAAGCGGCGCTGGTCGTGGGCGCCGAGGCGCTGGCCACCAGGCGGGCCTGTCGCAGGGCGGGTGAGCGCGTGGCGTGGAGCCACCCGGCCGACCCCAAACCGCCCTACGGCTGGGAGCGCGATCCCGACCCCGCCGCGCTGGCCCACGAGCTCTTCCTGCCCGTGCACACGTACGCGATCATGGAGACCGCTCTGCGGCTCGGGATCGCGAAGGAGCGAACCTCTCGCGGGGAGCTGTTCGCCCCCTTCACCGAGGTCGCCGCGGTGAACCCGCACGCCTGGCACCGCACGGCGCACGCGCCGGAGGAGCTCGTGACGCCGGGGCCCGGCAACCGCTTCGTCGGCTGGCCCTACACGAAGAAGACGGTCGCGGTCATGGAGGTGGACCAGGCGGCGGCGCTGGTGCTGGTCGCCAGTGGGCTCGCCGACCGGCTCGGGATCCCCCTCGACCAGCGGATCTACCTGCGCGGCTGGGCCTACGCCGAGGACACGTGGGAGGTGGCGGCCAGGCCCTCGCTCGGCGCGTCCGCGGCGCTCGGCGCGGCGGCCGCGGCGGCGTTCGAGCGCGCGGGGCTCGGCCTCGACGACATGGCGGCCATGGACATCTACAGCTGCTTCGCCGTCGCCGTCCGGATGGCCTGCGCGGAGCTGGGCCTGGACCCGCTGGACCGGCGCGGGCTCACCGTCACCGGCGGCCTGCCGTACGCGGGCGGCCCGGCCAGCGCCTACGTGCTGCACTCGACGGCGACCATGGCGGGGCTGCTGAGGGACGGCGGGCACGGCCTGGTCACCGGGGTGGGCATGCACCTGACCAAGCACACCTACGCCGTGTGGTCCAGCGAGCCGGGCGGCACGCTCGGCGACGGCGTGCCCGTCCACACCGCCGAGCCCGTGCCGATCGTCTCCTCGTGCGCGGGGCAGGCCACGGTGGCCGGATACACGATCGCGCACGAGCGCGACGGCTCGCCCTCGAAGGGCCTGCTCGTGGTCGACCTGCCCGAGGGTGGGCGCGCCCACGCGTGGGTGCTGCGGGAGGAGCTGATGGCCGACGCCATGGAGAGGGAGCTGGTCGGGGAGCGCGTGGTGCTCACCAGCGACGGCAAGGTCAACATCGCCGTTTGGTGA
- a CDS encoding trypsin-like serine peptidase — MFSRARRLTVGVAAFGMAAGLISATAAQAAAPGDVVSKNAETSAADAIAFWTPDKIRAATDINDDLAMDVKGAKGSASAPDGPPGSVPPIGAEKAKATKTKQVNLPNTVGRIFFTLPGANQNDKKSWKYCSGTSVQGKYRNVVATSAHCVYDVKHNVFYDNWVFIPSYWDGKNKWDGKAPYGIYAAKTFNAHDDFVVKEDYDYDYAFVNVYNGTKPVWEKDDKGNWHAKKKNVGRLGDNVGGQGFTWNRSTKATVFSFGYPAGEHPDGDKPYTGKTMKWCYGTTAAMPPAPKFRIEEHVGFRCSFTAGASGGPFLYNYKNSTRTGYLIGVNSVAWDTDGNDRYDRISSPYFNGDTYKVYKVAANRWSGNQPS, encoded by the coding sequence ATGTTTTCCCGAGCAAGGCGCCTCACGGTCGGCGTCGCGGCCTTCGGAATGGCCGCGGGTCTGATCAGCGCCACCGCGGCCCAGGCCGCGGCCCCCGGCGACGTCGTCTCGAAGAACGCGGAAACCTCAGCAGCCGACGCCATCGCGTTCTGGACGCCGGACAAGATCCGCGCGGCCACGGACATCAACGACGACCTGGCCATGGACGTCAAGGGCGCCAAGGGCAGCGCCTCCGCCCCCGACGGCCCGCCCGGATCGGTCCCGCCGATCGGCGCGGAGAAGGCCAAGGCCACCAAGACCAAGCAGGTCAACCTGCCCAACACGGTCGGCCGCATCTTCTTCACGCTGCCCGGCGCCAACCAGAACGACAAGAAGAGCTGGAAGTACTGCTCAGGCACCTCGGTGCAGGGCAAGTACCGCAACGTGGTCGCCACGTCCGCCCACTGCGTCTACGACGTCAAGCACAACGTCTTCTACGACAACTGGGTCTTCATCCCGTCGTACTGGGACGGCAAGAACAAGTGGGACGGCAAGGCCCCCTACGGCATATACGCCGCCAAGACCTTCAACGCCCACGACGACTTCGTGGTCAAGGAGGACTACGACTACGACTACGCCTTCGTCAACGTCTACAACGGCACCAAGCCGGTGTGGGAGAAGGACGACAAGGGCAACTGGCACGCCAAGAAGAAGAACGTCGGCAGGCTCGGCGACAACGTGGGCGGTCAGGGCTTCACCTGGAACCGCAGCACCAAGGCCACCGTGTTCTCCTTCGGCTACCCGGCCGGTGAGCACCCCGACGGCGACAAGCCGTACACCGGCAAGACCATGAAGTGGTGCTACGGCACGACGGCCGCCATGCCGCCCGCGCCGAAGTTCCGCATCGAGGAGCACGTCGGCTTCAGGTGCTCCTTCACCGCGGGCGCCAGCGGTGGACCGTTCCTGTACAACTACAAGAACTCCACCCGCACCGGTTACCTGATCGGCGTCAACAGCGTCGCGTGGGACACCGACGGCAACGACCGCTACGACCGCATCTCCTCGCCGTACTTCAACGGCGACACCTACAAGGTCTACAAGGTGGCCGCCAACCGCTGGAGCGGCAACCAGCCCTCCTGA
- a CDS encoding RNA polymerase sigma factor has translation MSEELLRELAPQVLGALVRRYGQFDACEDAVQEALLAAATQWPKEGVPDNPKGWLVTVAARRMIDEIRSEEARRRREAVTALEEPPEVPDQDDTLTLLFLCCHPALTPASQIALTLRAVGGLTTAEIAGAFLVPESTMAQRISRAKATIKKAGGTFELTPNRLDVVLHVLYLIFNEGYTATSGPDLHRADLTGEAIRLTRTVRRLLPDDGEVAGLLALMLLTDARRTARTGPDGALVPLTEQDRSLWDKDLIAEGVELVSGALSTGPLGAYQLQAAIAAVHSEEGETDWPQILALYELLARVAPGPMVTLNQAVAVAMVHGPLEGLALLDTLEAELAGHHRLHAVRAHLLEMAGRQEEARAAYLRAAELTSSLPERRYLEERGRPRS, from the coding sequence ATGAGCGAGGAACTGCTGAGGGAGCTCGCTCCCCAGGTGCTGGGTGCGCTCGTCAGGCGGTACGGGCAGTTCGACGCGTGTGAGGACGCGGTGCAGGAGGCGCTGCTCGCGGCGGCGACGCAGTGGCCGAAGGAGGGCGTGCCGGACAACCCCAAGGGCTGGCTGGTCACGGTCGCCGCCCGCCGGATGATCGACGAGATCCGCAGCGAAGAGGCGCGGCGCCGCAGGGAGGCGGTGACCGCGCTGGAGGAGCCGCCTGAGGTCCCCGACCAGGACGACACGCTGACGCTGCTGTTCCTGTGCTGCCATCCCGCGCTGACGCCCGCCTCCCAGATCGCGCTGACGCTGCGCGCGGTCGGCGGGCTGACCACCGCGGAGATCGCGGGAGCGTTCCTGGTGCCCGAGTCGACGATGGCGCAGCGCATCAGCAGGGCCAAGGCGACGATCAAGAAGGCGGGCGGCACCTTCGAGCTGACGCCCAACCGGCTCGACGTGGTGCTGCACGTGCTCTACCTGATCTTCAACGAGGGCTACACCGCAACCTCGGGGCCCGACCTGCACCGCGCCGATCTGACCGGCGAGGCGATCAGGCTGACCAGGACGGTGCGCAGGCTGCTGCCCGACGACGGCGAGGTGGCCGGGCTGCTGGCGCTCATGCTGCTGACCGACGCCCGCCGTACGGCGCGCACGGGACCGGACGGGGCGCTGGTGCCGCTGACCGAGCAGGACCGGAGCCTGTGGGACAAGGACCTCATCGCCGAGGGCGTGGAGCTGGTGTCGGGGGCGCTGTCGACGGGGCCGCTCGGCGCCTACCAGCTCCAGGCGGCGATCGCGGCGGTGCACTCGGAGGAGGGCGAGACCGACTGGCCGCAGATCCTGGCGCTCTACGAGCTGCTGGCGCGGGTCGCACCGGGGCCGATGGTGACGCTGAACCAGGCCGTGGCCGTGGCGATGGTGCACGGTCCGCTGGAAGGGCTCGCGCTGCTCGACACCCTCGAGGCCGAGCTGGCGGGTCATCATCGGCTGCATGCCGTACGGGCCCATCTGCTGGAGATGGCGGGGCGGCAGGAGGAGGCTCGCGCGGCCTACCTCAGGGCGGCGGAGCTGACGAGCAGCCTGCCGGAGCGGCGGTATCTGGAGGAAAGGGGAAGACCCCGGTCCTAG